The genomic segment TGCGGGCTTCCGGGTGGAACCAGTCCAATTCGTCCGAAAGGGCGGCCACCTCTCCGACCACGATGACGGCGGGCGGCGAGATTTCTTCCCGTTCGGCGAACAAGGGTGCGCTTTCAAGCGAGCAGCGGATCGTGCGCTGCCTTTCGGTCGTTGCGTTTTCGACGATGGCCACCGGCGTGGCAGGCGCCATCCCGCCCGTGATGAGCGCATGGGCGATCCGGCCGACAGACCGTGCGCCCATCAGAAAGACGAGGGTGCCGCGCGTCTGCGCCAGATGGGCGTAGTCCACCTGGCTGTCCGGCTTCGCCGGGTCCTCATGGGCGGTCACGAAGGTGACTGCGGCGGCCAGCCCCCTGTGGGTGACGGGGATGCCGGCGTAGGCCGGTCCCGCCACCGCCGAGCTGACGCCGGGGATAATCTCGAAGGGGATGCCGGATTCGGCGAGAGCGAGCGCTTCCTCGCCGCCGCGGCCGAAGACAAAGGGATCCCCCCCCTTCAGGCGGACGACCCGCAGGCCCTCGCGCGCGAATTCCACCAGAAGGCGGTTGATCTCCTCCTGCGTCAGGGTGTGCCGTCCGGCGCTCTTGCCGGCATAGATGCGGCGGCAGCGGGGCGGGCAGAGGGAGAGCACCTGCTCGGAAACCAGGCGGTCGTAAACGACGGCATCGGCGCCCTCGAGCAGACGGGCCGCCCGAAGCGTGAGCAGTTCGGGGTCGCCGGGACCTGCACCCACGATGAAGACCCGGCCGTTTCCGTGCGTTTCCGCGCTCATGCTTTGCTTATGCCTCCGTCCCTA from the bacterium genome contains:
- the cobA gene encoding uroporphyrinogen-III C-methyltransferase, giving the protein MSAETHGNGRVFIVGAGPGDPELLTLRAARLLEGADAVVYDRLVSEQVLSLCPPRCRRIYAGKSAGRHTLTQEEINRLLVEFAREGLRVVRLKGGDPFVFGRGGEEALALAESGIPFEIIPGVSSAVAGPAYAGIPVTHRGLAAAVTFVTAHEDPAKPDSQVDYAHLAQTRGTLVFLMGARSVGRIAHALITGGMAPATPVAIVENATTERQRTIRCSLESAPLFAEREEISPPAVIVVGEVAALSDELDWFHPEARREILWGHPASPESLEEQLNSAAPNAARI